A stretch of the Nothobranchius furzeri strain GRZ-AD chromosome 5, NfurGRZ-RIMD1, whole genome shotgun sequence genome encodes the following:
- the nat14 gene encoding probable N-acetyltransferase 14, with translation MVRLDLNQVVMRRMKEDDIEAVKALIKEGCEGTENRLILHILTRPLCLFTLAVFSSVLRCLVHSFILALAIPVFLLIVFLKITMPRSTGVLGSSRPYWDYVGSSYRGCQDEILQNPYSRISGKTPGSKKQRRKIGPTEKEMPSEEVTAEREQAAGQVWVADCEGEILGCIFQESETRPGFRRICRLVTGSWYRREGLGRMLVRSLEQRELETGTHRLYAHVPYPSKLAEAFFKKVGYRQLGEGTDEEDEDEIKTETPERGFMGYPLTKVFYKDL, from the exons ATGGTGAGGCTGGATCTCAACCAGGTGGtgatgaggaggatgaaggaGGATGACATCGAAGCAGTGAAAGCCCTCATCAAG GAAGGGTGCGAGGGCACCGAGAACCGGCTCATCCTCCACATCCTCACGCGTCCGCTCTGCCTCTTCACCCTGGCTGTTTTCTCTTCAGTGCTGCGTTGCCTCGTCCACTCCTTCATCCTGGCCCTCGCTATTCCCGTCTTCCTGCTCATTGTCTTTCTAAAGATCACCATGCCTCGGTCAACAGGGGTTCTAGGCAGCAGCCGGCCCTATTGGGACTACGTGGGCAGCAGCTACAGAGGGTGTCAGGATGAGATCCTGCAGAATCCCTACAGTAGGATCAGTGGGAAAACACCGGGAAGTAAAaag CAAAGGCGCAAAATTGGACCTACAGAAAAAGAGATGCCATCAGAGGAGGTCACTGCTGAGCGAGAGCAGGCAGCAGGTCAGGTGTGGGTGGCGGACTGCGAGGGGGAGATCTTGGGCTGCATCTTCCAGGAGAGTGAGACACGCCCGGGCTTCAGGAGGATCTGCAGGCTGGTGACGGGCAGCTGGTATCGCAGGGAGGGTCTCGGTCGAATGCTGGTCCGGAGTCTGGAGCAGAGGGAGCTGGAGACCGGTACACACAGATTATACGCTCACGTCCCCTACCCGTCCAAACTGGCGGAAGCCTTCTTCAAGAAAGTGGGCTATCGACAGCTGGGGGAGGGGactgatgaagaagatgaagatgagaTAAAAACAGAGACTCCGGAGAGAGGATTTATGGGATACCCCCTCACTAAAGTCTTCTACAAAGATCTGTGA
- the znf628 gene encoding zinc finger protein 628 → MANSVALVVHAELLPPQSSPSLSSFPSLLGSGEDGEDDRERAELVEEEKEVVEGGQEVVLDIVTSAQQSEQSDHPFQCQDCGKSFRWSSRLTHHQRSHNNERPYRCNLCPKAFKGSSALLYHQRSHSGEKPYKCQDCGKAFKRSSLLQVHQSVHTGVRTFVCPYCPLTFKWSSHYQYHLRQHTGECPYPCDTCSKAFKNSSSLRRHKNVHLGLKPYTCQVCNKSFTQSTNLRQHMRIHTGERPYVCGECGRSFTHSSNLALHKNSHSNLNTGAKESKRGEEARKGRGIVQVVVGTEDVTSSMLTDMVGFVSQEGTDGVGVGMEEVFLSTMSSGQNSGPFPQLTLTPSGEDVCTSRAIGTEVHLSTNTGASVLLYSCGSCSHTFGTRTELEEHQVIHMAPVAHGAGGEAGHVGDGLVGAGHLLADFEEVVETTSVAEVGHTAEVLLGLTEGTDGCGTTVGTTQAKFDLLQSFTEVTQSSEAVPPEPRTAWAGLSCGYCNKAFKTSGGLNRHVSLMHSLSSQSRSQFSCSACDRSFPLLSSLLTHQHSHTPEQRLLAEAEAEIVCPPSLSLSLPLPSSPGQADKQQENQREIHVDIIAVGEEQEEHPPKPTKAQKKAGASKSTPAGERPYRCSECGKAFKGSSGLKYHMRDHTGERPYRCTECGKRFKRSSLLSIHQRVHTGVRAFQCPHCPLTFKWSSHYQYHLRQHTGERPYVCKECGKSFKNTSCLRRHSQMHSGLRPYTCSICSKSFSQTSNLKQHERTHSGERPFQCTHCSKSFTHSSNLQLHLRTHSSRKDFKCPHCSKEFVMHSYLQRHIRTHSNTVSVSTPGGGGKDGVAVKASVGGVTATTTLLNPITLETSGNSGSLIVSQPALNIPPNTSQNYFMIQTTNGLQLIPLSSPTPTPPPPPPPPPSQSQNFILLQCPSNNSGPSRLILLPTANNPPPDPQPLPVLQTIQAFQPVLNHTQTPIHQFSAVSQQQQPTKIIVSNAAHTPVSTPTHSIPPGSLLTRPILGRSIRTARGRRGRKPKAALQKPSPAPVSQTEGGAVPGTKCNVGDQNAANADNVSSPASQSTDSHLPLSTSELGGERKALVLQTETDGQENNEKGEDLQRMVSLLHEWDREKQGGGHGDQGKSYVLRFHAGPQDGASSTSSFSQEQDGSVELSCTPAHAFVPLDGQQVVFNLDDGTKMEQEDEGGMQMIALIERGGEMMGEEGARCSAAIDEEDGEMESIFQLENGDEIVIIEVSTSSLREGGTERGVEGQMSPGSDEKYESGTADVKENSVKEHGSPDSTEVQLSAEATIKSSSISNSEVEMFS, encoded by the exons ATGGCTAACTCTGTGGCCTTGGTGGTCCATGCAGAACTCCTTCCACCTCAGTCCAGCCCTTCCCTCTCCTCTTTCCCTTCCCTTCTTGGCTCAGGAGAGGATGGGGAGGACGACAGGGAAAGAGCGGAGCTGGTGGAGGAGGAAAAGGAGGTAGTAGAAGGAGGACAGGAGGTGGTTCTGGACATCGTAACGTCGGCTCAGCAGTCAGAGCAGTCGGATCATCCTTTCCAGTGTCAGGACTGTGGAAAAAGCTTCAGGTGGTCATCTCGACTGACCCACCACCAGCGCAGCCACAACAACGAGCGACCCTACCGCTGCAACCTCTGCCCCAAGGCCTTCAAGGGCTCCTCTGCTCTGCTTTACCACCAGCG GTCTCACTCAGGAGAGAAGCCTTATAAATGCCAGGACTGCGGCAAAGCCTTCAAACGCTCGTCTCTTCTCCAG GTCCATCAGAGTGTTCACACTGGAGTCCGTACCTTCGTGTGCCCGTACTGCCCCCTGACCTTCAAATGGAGTTCTCACTACCAGTACCACCTGCGCCAGCACACTGGAGAGTGCCCATACCCGTGCGATACTTGCTCCAAAGCTTTCAAGAACTCAAGCAGCCTGCGGCGACACAAAAACGTACATCTCGGCCTCAAGCCGTACACGTGCCAAGTGTGTAACAAGTCCTTCACCCAGTCTACGAACCTGAGGCAGCACATGAGGATACACACGGGCGAGAGGCCGTATGTCTGCGGCGAgtgtgggcggagcttcactcATTCGTCGAACCTGGCGCTGCACAAGAACTCCCATTCCAACCTCAACACTGGAGCCAAGGAGAGCAAGAGGGGAGAGGAGGCACGGAAGGGGAGAGGGATAGTGCAGGTGGTGGTTGGGACAGAGGACGTGACATCATCCATGCTTACAGACATGGTCGGGTTTGTGAGCCAAGAAGGAACTGATGGCGTCGGTGTGGGGATGGAAGAAGTGTTTTTGTCAACCATGTCCTCCGGTCAGAACTCAGGCCCTTTCCCCCAGCTCACACTCACTCCTTCTGGGGAGGACGTGTGCACATCCCGGGCCATCGGGACAGAGGTGCACCTGAGCACCAACACCGGGGCCAGTGTGCTGCTGTACAGCTGTGGCAGCTGCAGCCATACGTTTGGCACACGGACAGAGTTAGAGGAGCACCAGGTCATCCACATGGCTCCTGTGGCGCATGGGGCTGGTGGAGAGGCAGGACATGTTGGCGATGGGCTTGTGGGAGCTGGACACCTGCTGGCTGACTTTGAGGAGGTGGTGGAAACTACGTCAGTGGCAGAAGTTGGACACACGGCAGAGGTGCTCCTTGGTTTAACAGAAGGAACAGATGGCTGCGGCACT ACTGTGGGCACCACCCAGGCCAAGTTTGACCTGCTGCAGAGTTTCACCGAGGTGACTCAGAGCTCGGAGGCCGTTCCGCCAGAGCCCAGAACCGCATGGGCAGGGCTGTCCTGTGGCTATTGCAACAAGGCCTTCAAGACCAGTGGAGGCCTCAACAGGCATGTGTCGCTG ATGCATTCTCTTTCATCGCAGTCTCGCTCCCAGTTCAGCTGCTCCGCCTGCGATCGCTCGTTTCCTCTTCTTTCGTCGCTCCTCACCCATCAGCATTCCCACACCCCGGAGCAGCGCCTCCTGGCCGAGGCGGAGGCCGAGATCGTGTGTCCTCCGTCCCTTTCCCTGTCCCtccccctgccctcctctcccggcCAGGCCGACAAGCAGCAGGAGAACCAGAGGGAGATCCATGTCGACATCATTGCAGTCGgcgaggagcaggaggagcaccCGCCCAAACCTACCAAAGCCCAAAAGAAGGCAGGAGCTAGCAAGAGCACTCCTGCTGGAG AGAGGCCGTATCGCTGTTCTGAATGCGGAAAAGCCTTCAAAGGTTCCTCTGGGCTGAAGTACCACATGAGGGACCACACGGGTGAGAGACCTTACCGCTGCACCGAGTGTGGAAAACGCTTCAAGAGATCCTCGCTGCTCTCCATCCATCAGCGG GTGCATACAGGAGTCCGGGCGTTCCAGTGTCCCCACTGCCCTCTCACATTCAAATGGAGCTCTCACTACCAGTACCACTTAAGGCAACACACGGGTGAGAGGCCATATGTGTGTAAAGAGTGTGGCAAGTCCTTCAAGAACACCAGCTGCCTGCGGAGACACAGTCAGATGCATTCAGGACTGAGGCCTTACACCTGCTCCATCTGCTCCAAGTCTTTCTCCCAGACATCAAATCTGAAGCAG CATGAACGCACTCATTCTGGCGAGCGGCCCTTCCAGTGCACACACTGCAGTAAAAGCTTTACGCACTCCTCCAACCTGCAGCTCCACCTTCGCACGCATTCGTCTCGCAAGGACTTCAAATGCCCGCACTGCTCCAAGGAGTTTGTCATGCACTCGTATTTGCAGAGACACATCCGTACCCACAGCAACACCGTTTCCGTTTCCACGCCTGGCGGTGGAGGTAAAGACGGCGTGGCGGTGAAAGCTAGTGTGGGAGGAGTCACAGCCACCACAACCCTGCTCAATCCCATCACGCTGGAAACCTCGGGGAACAGCGGCAGTCTGATTGTGTCCCAGCCGGCTCTTAATATCCCCCCCAACACCTCCCAGAACTACTTTATGATTCAGACAACCAACGGCCTGCAGCTTATTCCTCTGTCGTCCCCTACACCCACTCCTCCACCACCACCGCCTCCTCCTCCGTCGCAGTCACAGAACTTTATCCTCCTTCAGTGTCCCTCCAATAACAGCGGCCCGTCTAGATTGATTCTCCTCCCCACAGCGAACAATCCTCCACCAGATCCACAGCCTCTTCCTGTTCTTCAGACCATTCAAGCATTCCAGCCTGTCCTCAACCACACACAGACTCCGATACACCAGTTTTCTGCCGTCTCTCAGCAACAGCAACCCACCAAGATCATAGTTAGCAACGCCGCGCACACTCCGGTGTCCACGCCGACTCACAGCATCCCACCGGGATCCCTGTTGACCAGGCCCATCTTAGGGAGGAGCATCCGGACGGCGCGGGGCAGACGGGGCCGCAAACCCAAGGCTGCTCTTCAGAAACCGTCACCGGCTCCCGTCAGTCAGACTGAAGGTGGAGCTGTTCCAGGAACAAAGTGTAATGTTGGGGATCAGAATGCTGCTAACGCCGACAACGTTTCATCACCAGCATCCCAGTCCACCGACTCCCACCTTCCCCTGTCGACATCTGAACTCGGTGGAGAGAGAAAAGCACTCGTGCTTCAGACTGAGACCGACGGGCAAGAGAATAATGAAAAGGGTGAAGATTTGCAAAGGATGGTGTCTCTTCTGCATGAATGGGATAGGGAAAAACAGGGTGGAGGTCACGGGGATCAGGGGAAGTCATATGTTCTCCGTTTCCACGCTGGGCCACAGGATGGTGCTTCATCCACTTCTTCCTTCAGCCAGGAGCAAGACGGCAGCGTGGAGCTTTCCTGCACGCCTGCCCATGCTTTTGTACCCCTTGACGGGCAGCAGGTGGTGTTTAATTTGGATGATGGAACCAAGATGGAGCAAGAGGATGAGGGGGGTATGCAGATGATAGCTCTGATTGAACGAGGGGGAGAAATGATGGGGGAAGAGGGGGCGAGGTGCAGTGCTGCCATCGACGAGGAAGACGGTGAAATGGAAAGTATATTTCAGCTGGAAAATGGAGATGAGATCGTAATCATTGAGGTCAGCACCAGCAGCCTCAGAGAAGGAGGGACGGAGAGAGGAGTGGAGGGGCAGATGTCACCAGGAAGCGATGAGAAATATGAAAGTGGAACAGCAGATGTGAAGGAGAACTCTGTGAAAGAACACGGCTCTCCGGACAGCACAGAGGTGCAGTTGTCAGCCGAAGCCACAATAAAAAGCAGCTCTATATCTAACTCTGAGGTGGAGATGTTCTCCTAG
- the il11a gene encoding interleukin-11, which yields MRRSSDLDKLSNQTKNLMKLTQELLKEHAFDSDVESHRFRSLPEMSNRSANDLTSLELKPTLSQLHADLKLYEHHFEWLNRVSKKHHHPAVPKLMEMIKEMKSLIMLLNRQMQRIDAPKLTSATPSLPPHLPYHFDVLQSSHELLQHFKLFCDWAYRAFISLKPKASAVQ from the exons ATGAGGAGGTCCAGTGACCTGGACAAGCTCTCCAATCAGACCAAGAATCTGATGAAACTCACTCAGGAGCTGTTG AAGGAGCATGCGTTTGACTCAGACGTTGAGTCCCACAGGTTCAGGTCCCTGCCAGAAATGAGCAACAGATCAGCCAATGACCTCACCAGTCTTGAG CTGAAGCCCACTCTTTCTCAGCTGCACGCCGACCTGAAGCTGTACGAGCATCACTTTGAGTGGCTGAACCGGGTCTCAAAGAAGCACCACCACCCTGCAGTACCCAAACTGATGGAGATGATCAAAGAGATGAAATCGCTCATCATGTTGCTGAATCGTCAG ATGCAGAGAATCGACGCGCCAAAGCTGACGTCTGCGACCCCCTCCCTCCCCCCTCACCTCCCCTATCATTTTGACGTCCTGCAGTCCAGTCACGAGCTTCTCCAACACTTCAAGCTCTTCTGTGATTGGGCCTACAGAGCGTTCATCAGCCTCAAACCCAAAGCTTCAGCGGTGCAATGA